In the genome of Nycticebus coucang isolate mNycCou1 chromosome 12, mNycCou1.pri, whole genome shotgun sequence, the window tgcagatgctggcgtggatgtggagagaagggaacacttcatttctttttttttttttttttttgagacagagtctcactatgtcaccctcggtagagtgctctggtgtcacagttcacagcaacctccaactcctgggcttaggccgttcacttgcctcagcctcccaagtagctggaactacaggtgcctaccacaatagctggctattttctttttgcagttcattgttgtttagctggcttgggctgggcttgaacccaccagcctcagtgtatgtggctggcactgtaactactgtgctccaggcaccgagcctagaatccttcatttctttttttttttttttttaactgatgtttattttcctcctttatttccagCTTGTTTAAGAGCATGTGGAAGAACAGCTTAAGACCACTCAGTGGTCGTTCCTACCCATTCAGTGGCCTgagcagtgggagctgcagaCCAGTCTTCAGTGGCGGGCTGGGCACGCCAGTCTTCAGTGGGGACCTGCTGAATAGGCCAGAGGGCACTTGCACGCCTTCTGACCAGTCTGCAACCTCTAGTTGCGTAGCAgtaaactcaggagctggagcagtccattcaccctgaaattcctccttggtcacagccttctcagcagcagcctgctcttccttttcaatctcttcaGGATCTCTGTAGAGACAGAGATCTGGCATGACCTCCCACGGATGTTCACGAGAGATGGTGCCACACATGCGGAGAACTTCCCGGGCCAGCATCCACCACATCAAACCTACTGAGTGAGCTCCCTTGTTGTTGCAAGGGATGGCGATGTCCACATAACGCAGAGGAGAGTCTGTGTTACACAGAGCAATGGTAGGCAGGTTAACATACGATGCCTCTGTGAGAGGCTGGTGGTCAGCCCTGggatcagtaaccactagaagacTAGGCTCCCGGAAGGCTGCCTGGATCTGGTTAGTGAAGGTTCCGGGAGTGAAGCGGCCAGCAATAGGAGTGGCTCGAGTGGCAGCAGCAAGCTTCAGCACAGCTGGCTGGCCAGTATTCCTGGAGAATATGACACTGACGTCAGcagggttttcaatggcaacaatggcccaagctgccaacagaagcttttcccaggtcctcttcagatttatgatgtAGATACcgtcacttttccttttgtagatgtactGTTCCATTTGGAAGTCAAGATTGGTGCCACCTAAGTGTGTTCCTGctgcaaggaatttgaggacaCCCTTctccttcatttgcaggacatcaagggctccggacattgtgaaaatttccctttaagtTACGGTGGAAATCCAGAACAACGCCGTATGGGTCCTCCCTGAGTGGCCCCGAAAAGgaatccttcatttctttcaactCCTCTCTACCTCCAACCCAGGGATATAAGCTCGTATCATTTAGATGTGATATTATGATTTCATTTCCAAAAGTCCTTTTTAGAAGACAGCCCgtctatgaattttatttatttatttttttaaggttaagGACAACTTTTTATTGCTACCAGAGGCTTTTATCATCAGTACATGATCTGACTGTAATACCTTATTCAGACTGCACAGGGAGCTCAGGATTCAGAAGTCAATTAAGAGAAATGACGGTAAGGAGGCAAGGGAAATAACTTTTATCGAGAAAATCCTAGCAGTTTAACATAAAACTAGGGCACTAAATTCAGTTTTTACATGTTATAGACTCAAATCATGGAGCTGCCCCAACATCTAGACAGTCTCTCCCACTGATTATAAATGAGTGAAAACTGAGCAGTTACAAAA includes:
- the LOC128561739 gene encoding 40S ribosomal protein SA-like encodes the protein MSGALDVLQMKEKGVLKFLAAGTHLGGTNLDFQMEQYIYKRKSDGIYIINLKRTWEKLLLAAWAIVAIENPADVSVIFSRNTGQPAVLKLAAATRATPIAGRFTPGTFTNQIQAAFREPSLLVVTDPRADHQPLTEASYVNLPTIALCNTDSPLRYVDIAIPCNNKGAHSVGLMWWMLAREVLRMCGTISREHPWEVMPDLCLYRDPEEIEKEEQAAAEKAVTKEEFQGEWTAPAPEFTATQLEVADWSEGVQVPSGLFSRSPLKTGVPSPPLKTGLQLPLLRPLNG